In Leptospira sp. WS58.C1, a single genomic region encodes these proteins:
- the priA gene encoding primosomal protein N' has product MIQYAELAFDLPILEDTFTYEVPSGTQIGMRVEAKLRGRKEEGIVLSLHHNEPSYAVLQVDRVIDKIPVINDEQIQLAYWVKEQYLASLGECIHKMIPSGRRHSKVKLTEGLSASEPFPLNEEQEAAYRNIKADFGKDSIHLLFGITGSGKTEVYLHLIRDILQNSNKGVLLLVPEIGLTYHIIRKLEAVFPGEIALLHSALKVSERFKAYTDLLQGKKRIAVGTRSAVFAPVSNLGLVIIDEEHDGSFKEHSTPRYHARQVALQRCRTNKAVLVLGSATPSLEVYHLAKTGKIGLQTLTKRPGTAKPPTVRIEENKKDARLLGSELTFAIKQRLDKKEQIILLLNRRGYSPLLYSEKEKTYIPCPNCTSHLCYHKKGTVICHLCGFSDSLQRLESKLGEKLVMMGTGTQKLEEFLLETFPGAKVERLDQDSIQDKSVLTDVIGRLVDGEIDILTGTQMISKGLDAARVTLVGVLNAGIGLGLPDFRAGERVFSLLTQVAGRAGRSDLAGEVLIETNTVDHPIIRMALDQDYIRFYESEIKTREELFYPPFSRLVRILSRSKDESLSLKTIEEVHQVLKKHLPEPNTVVLGPAPCPFYKIDANFRNHILIKTTVQNKWREILKKEIRPLKISKNVYLELDFDPLDLV; this is encoded by the coding sequence TTGATCCAATATGCAGAACTAGCCTTCGATCTTCCGATCTTAGAAGATACATTCACCTACGAGGTCCCTTCTGGCACACAAATCGGAATGAGGGTAGAAGCCAAACTCAGAGGAAGAAAAGAAGAAGGGATCGTATTATCCTTACATCATAATGAACCCAGCTACGCAGTCTTACAAGTAGATCGGGTCATAGACAAAATTCCTGTCATCAACGATGAGCAGATCCAACTTGCCTATTGGGTAAAAGAACAATACCTCGCATCTCTCGGGGAATGTATCCACAAGATGATCCCGTCGGGGAGAAGGCATTCCAAAGTAAAACTAACCGAGGGACTCTCGGCTTCGGAACCGTTCCCATTAAACGAAGAACAGGAAGCGGCATACCGAAATATCAAAGCGGATTTTGGAAAAGACTCCATACATCTTCTATTCGGAATAACGGGAAGCGGAAAAACCGAAGTGTATCTGCATTTGATCCGGGACATTCTACAAAACTCAAACAAGGGAGTTTTACTTTTAGTTCCGGAGATAGGTTTGACCTATCATATCATCCGCAAATTAGAAGCGGTATTTCCGGGAGAGATCGCATTATTACATTCCGCATTAAAAGTTTCGGAAAGATTCAAAGCATATACGGACCTACTTCAAGGGAAAAAAAGGATCGCAGTAGGAACAAGATCCGCCGTATTCGCACCCGTTTCAAACTTGGGACTCGTCATCATAGACGAAGAACATGACGGTTCTTTTAAAGAACATTCTACACCTAGATACCATGCAAGACAGGTTGCGCTACAACGTTGCAGAACAAACAAAGCGGTATTGGTCTTAGGATCGGCAACTCCTTCTTTAGAAGTATATCATTTGGCAAAAACGGGAAAAATCGGTCTACAAACTCTGACCAAAAGACCGGGAACCGCAAAACCTCCGACAGTTCGGATCGAAGAAAATAAAAAAGATGCAAGGCTTCTCGGTTCGGAACTTACATTTGCGATCAAGCAGAGGTTGGATAAAAAAGAACAGATCATTCTTCTTTTAAACAGAAGAGGATATAGTCCTTTACTCTATTCCGAAAAGGAAAAAACGTACATCCCTTGCCCGAACTGCACATCTCATCTATGTTATCATAAAAAAGGTACCGTTATCTGTCACCTCTGCGGATTTTCGGATTCTCTCCAAAGATTGGAATCCAAATTGGGAGAAAAACTCGTCATGATGGGAACAGGCACCCAAAAATTGGAAGAGTTCCTTTTAGAAACTTTCCCGGGCGCAAAAGTAGAACGTTTAGACCAGGATTCCATCCAGGACAAAAGTGTTCTCACGGATGTGATCGGAAGATTGGTAGACGGAGAGATCGATATTTTGACCGGAACCCAGATGATCTCTAAGGGTTTGGATGCGGCAAGGGTCACTCTCGTTGGAGTGTTAAATGCAGGGATCGGCCTTGGACTTCCGGATTTTCGAGCAGGGGAAAGAGTATTTTCTCTTTTGACACAAGTTGCGGGAAGAGCAGGACGATCGGATCTTGCCGGAGAGGTTTTGATCGAAACAAACACAGTCGATCATCCGATCATTCGAATGGCATTGGACCAAGACTATATTCGATTTTATGAATCCGAGATCAAAACCAGAGAAGAACTTTTTTACCCGCCATTCTCTCGACTTGTACGTATCTTATCCAGATCCAAGGATGAAAGTCTTTCCCTCAAAACGATTGAAGAAGTTCACCAAGTTTTAAAAAAACATCTGCCCGAACCGAACACAGTCGTACTAGGTCCAGCTCCTTGTCCTTTTTATAAGATAGATGCGAATTTCAGAAATCATATACTCATCAAAACGACTGTGCAGAACAAATGGAGAGAGATCCTAAAAAAAGAAATCCGGCCGCTTAAAATTT